In Mycobacterium sp. Aquia_216, a genomic segment contains:
- the cydB gene encoding cytochrome d ubiquinol oxidase subunit II, with translation MALQELWFGIIAVLFLGFFILEGFDFGVGMLMEPFGRIGRGDPENHRRAALNTIGPVWDGNEVWLITAGAGMFAAFPGWYATVFSTLYLPLLAILFGMIVRVVAIEWRGKIDDTKWRALADFGIAAGSWLPAVLWGVAFAILVRGLPVDANGHIHLSIGDVLNAYTLLGGLATAGLFLFYGAVFVALKTSGAIRDDAHRFAKQLSIPVTGLVAVFGLWTQLAHGKNWTWLVLAVAVVAQLAAVAAVWRRASDGWAFACTALVVAAVVILLFGVLYPDLVPSTLNKQWSLTIYNASSTPYTLKIMTWVTAFFAPLTVVYQAWTYWVFRQRISAERIPPSIGLTRRPS, from the coding sequence ATGGCGTTGCAAGAGTTGTGGTTCGGCATCATCGCCGTGCTGTTCCTGGGCTTCTTCATCCTGGAAGGGTTCGACTTCGGGGTGGGCATGCTGATGGAGCCGTTCGGCCGCATCGGCAGAGGTGATCCGGAGAACCACCGGCGCGCAGCGCTGAACACCATCGGCCCGGTGTGGGACGGCAACGAAGTCTGGCTGATCACCGCCGGCGCCGGCATGTTCGCCGCGTTTCCCGGCTGGTATGCAACGGTGTTCTCGACGCTGTACCTTCCGCTGCTCGCGATCCTGTTCGGCATGATCGTGCGCGTCGTGGCCATCGAATGGCGCGGCAAGATCGACGACACAAAATGGCGCGCCCTGGCCGATTTCGGTATTGCGGCCGGGTCCTGGTTGCCTGCGGTGCTGTGGGGTGTGGCGTTCGCCATCCTGGTGCGCGGCCTGCCGGTGGATGCCAATGGTCACATTCACCTGTCCATCGGCGATGTGCTCAACGCATACACGTTGCTGGGTGGATTGGCCACTGCCGGGCTGTTTCTGTTCTACGGCGCGGTGTTCGTTGCGTTGAAGACCTCCGGCGCGATCCGCGACGACGCGCACCGCTTCGCGAAGCAGCTGTCGATTCCGGTCACCGGACTGGTTGCGGTCTTTGGGCTTTGGACGCAGCTGGCGCACGGCAAGAACTGGACCTGGTTGGTGTTGGCAGTGGCGGTCGTCGCGCAGCTCGCCGCCGTGGCGGCGGTGTGGCGCCGCGCGTCCGACGGCTGGGCGTTCGCATGCACAGCGCTGGTCGTTGCGGCAGTGGTGATTCTGCTGTTCGGCGTGCTGTACCCCGATTTGGTTCCCTCAACGCTGAACAAGCAGTGGAGCCTGACGATCTACAACGCGTCGTCGACCCCGTACACACTCAAAATCATGACATGGGTGACCGCTTTCTTCGCCCCGCTGACCGTCGTGTACCAAGCATGGACGTATTGGGTATTCCGGCAACGGATCTCGGCCGAGCGGATCCCGCCGTCAATCGGTCTGACTAGGCGTCCGTCCTGA
- the pyk gene encoding pyruvate kinase, with translation MSRRGKIVCTLGPATQSDELILALVEAGMDVARMNFSHGDYADHKAAYERVRAASDATGRAVGVLADLQGPKIRLGRFATGSTYWADGETIRITVEDCDGTHDRVSTTYKRLAQDAVPGDRVLVDDGNVGLVVAGIDGDDVICTVTEGGPVSNNKGMSLPGMNVTAPALSDKDIDDLTFALDLGVDLVALSFVRSPADVELVHEVMDRIGRRVPVIAKLEKPEAVDNLEAIVLAFDAIMVARGDLGVELPLEEVPLVQKRAIQMARENAKPVIVATQMLESMIENSRPTRAEASDVANAVLDGADAVMLSGETSVGKYPLAAVRTMARIICAVEDNSTAAPPLTHVPRTKRGVISYAARDIGERLDAKALVAFTQSGDTVKRLARLHTPLPLLAFTAWPEVRSQLAMTWGTETFIVPIMESTDEMIRQADKSLIELGRYKRGDLVVIVAGAPPGTVGSTNLIHVHRIGEDDL, from the coding sequence GTGAGTAGACGCGGAAAGATCGTCTGCACCCTTGGCCCTGCAACCCAATCGGACGAACTGATTCTGGCGCTGGTCGAGGCTGGAATGGACGTCGCCCGAATGAACTTCAGTCACGGCGACTACGCGGATCACAAGGCCGCGTACGAGCGGGTGCGTGCCGCTTCGGACGCCACCGGGCGCGCCGTCGGTGTGCTCGCCGATCTGCAGGGCCCGAAGATCAGGCTCGGCCGCTTTGCCACGGGCTCCACCTACTGGGCCGACGGGGAAACGATCCGGATCACGGTCGAGGATTGCGATGGCACACACGACCGGGTATCGACCACCTACAAGAGGTTGGCCCAGGACGCCGTGCCTGGTGACCGGGTTCTGGTCGACGACGGCAACGTCGGGCTCGTCGTTGCAGGCATCGATGGCGACGACGTGATCTGCACCGTCACCGAGGGCGGCCCGGTCAGCAACAACAAGGGCATGTCACTGCCGGGGATGAACGTGACCGCACCGGCGTTGTCGGACAAGGACATTGACGACCTCACCTTCGCACTGGATCTCGGCGTCGACCTGGTCGCGTTGTCGTTCGTGCGCTCGCCGGCGGACGTCGAGCTGGTGCACGAGGTGATGGATCGGATCGGCCGGCGGGTGCCGGTGATCGCCAAGCTGGAGAAGCCGGAAGCCGTCGACAATCTCGAAGCGATCGTGCTGGCCTTCGACGCCATCATGGTGGCGCGTGGCGACCTGGGCGTCGAGCTGCCGCTGGAAGAGGTGCCGCTGGTGCAGAAGCGGGCCATCCAAATGGCCCGGGAGAACGCGAAGCCGGTCATCGTGGCGACTCAGATGCTCGAGTCGATGATCGAGAATTCGCGGCCGACCCGAGCGGAGGCCTCCGACGTCGCCAACGCCGTGCTCGACGGCGCCGATGCGGTGATGCTGTCCGGAGAAACGTCGGTCGGGAAGTATCCGCTGGCCGCGGTCCGGACGATGGCGCGAATCATTTGCGCGGTTGAGGACAATTCGACCGCCGCGCCCCCGTTGACACACGTGCCGCGCACCAAACGCGGCGTGATCTCCTATGCCGCCCGCGACATCGGCGAGCGGTTGGACGCCAAGGCGTTGGTCGCCTTCACCCAGTCCGGAGATACGGTGAAACGGCTGGCGCGGCTGCACACTCCGCTGCCCCTGCTCGCTTTCACCGCCTGGCCCGAAGTGCGCAGCCAGCTGGCCATGACCTGGGGCACCGAGACGTTCATCGTTCCGATCATGGAATCCACCGACGAGATGATCCGCCAGGCCGATAAGTCGCTGATCGAGCTGGGCCGTTACAAGCGGGGTGACCTGGTGGTGATCGTCGCCGGCGCTCCACCTGGCACAGTAGGGTCAACCAACCTGATCCACGTGCACCGGATCGGGGAGGACGACCTCTAA
- a CDS encoding DUF2752 domain-containing protein, whose translation MGDQWHGHRRYIAAGTGVLLAGALGYVGLVDPHNANSAYPHCPFKWLTGWNCPFCGGLRMTHDLLHGDLAASINDNVFLLVGLPLLAGWLLIRRQQGRRSPPIPVVITLTVTAIAWTVLRNLPGFPLVPTILSG comes from the coding sequence ATGGGAGACCAGTGGCACGGTCACCGCCGCTATATCGCCGCCGGCACCGGGGTGCTGCTGGCCGGAGCGCTCGGTTATGTGGGCCTGGTCGACCCGCACAACGCGAATTCGGCCTACCCGCACTGCCCTTTCAAGTGGCTCACCGGCTGGAACTGTCCCTTCTGTGGCGGGCTTCGGATGACGCACGACCTGCTGCACGGCGACCTGGCGGCCAGCATCAACGACAACGTCTTTTTACTGGTCGGTCTGCCGCTGTTGGCCGGATGGCTGCTGATCCGGCGGCAACAGGGTCGGCGGTCGCCGCCGATTCCGGTGGTGATCACGCTCACTGTCACGGCGATCGCGTGGACGGTGCTGCGTAATTTGCCTGGCTTTCCGCTGGTTCCGACGATTCTGAGCGGATAG
- the cydC gene encoding thiol reductant ABC exporter subunit CydC — MLTSDPLLAASSLLRPRLPRILAAVALGVLSLGSALALAGVSAWLITRAWQMPPILDLSVAVVAVRMFAIARGVLHYCERLATHNIALRAAGVARAQIYHRLAHGPAAVVARLPGGELVARVGADVDELADVLVRALIPMSVAAVLAVAATVAVTVISPAAGTVLASCLLVTGVAAPLLAGRAAGAQEEVARQHHSERDTSAVIALQHAPELRVAGALPGVIAESHRRQLNWSDALDAAARPAALAEAMPTAAIGASVLGAVVAGIGLAPAVAPTTLAVLMLLPLSAFEAMTPLPAAAIQLTRSRIAARRLLDLAPDVHTAESPTRAPLPTGTSRLTAEVCSGHARASAHQVSVDLVPGARLAVTGASGSGKTTLLMTLAGLLAPLHGRVTLNGTDLGQFDEDELPRAIGFFAEDAHIFATTVRDNLLVARGDCTDDELIDALAAVGLGEWLASLPEGLSTVLTGGAHAISAGQRRRLLLARATVSPARIVLLDEPTEHLDAGDAERILVDLLAPASGLIGAGRTVVVATHHMPTAVRCPELRMG, encoded by the coding sequence ATGCTCACGTCTGATCCGCTTCTGGCCGCGTCGAGCTTGTTGCGCCCGCGGCTGCCCCGCATCCTGGCGGCCGTCGCGCTGGGGGTGCTGTCGCTGGGCAGCGCGCTGGCCCTCGCCGGGGTGTCGGCGTGGCTGATCACGCGGGCCTGGCAGATGCCGCCCATCCTCGACCTGTCCGTCGCGGTCGTCGCGGTGCGCATGTTCGCCATCGCGCGGGGCGTGCTGCACTATTGCGAGCGACTGGCCACGCACAACATCGCGCTGCGTGCGGCCGGCGTGGCCCGGGCGCAGATCTATCACCGGCTGGCCCACGGGCCGGCCGCGGTGGTCGCCCGGTTGCCCGGCGGTGAACTGGTGGCGCGGGTCGGCGCTGATGTCGACGAACTGGCCGACGTACTGGTGCGCGCCCTGATACCGATGAGTGTCGCGGCGGTGTTGGCGGTGGCGGCAACCGTTGCGGTCACGGTTATTTCGCCGGCGGCCGGGACGGTGTTGGCCAGCTGCCTGCTTGTCACCGGTGTTGCGGCTCCGCTGCTTGCCGGCAGAGCCGCGGGTGCTCAGGAAGAGGTTGCCCGCCAACACCATTCCGAGCGCGACACATCGGCAGTGATCGCCCTCCAACACGCACCCGAACTTCGGGTGGCCGGTGCCCTGCCCGGAGTCATCGCCGAATCACACCGCCGCCAACTCAATTGGAGCGATGCGCTCGACGCTGCCGCCAGACCGGCCGCGCTGGCCGAGGCCATGCCCACCGCCGCGATCGGCGCCAGTGTGCTCGGCGCAGTCGTGGCCGGGATCGGGCTGGCGCCCGCGGTCGCCCCCACCACGCTGGCGGTCCTGATGTTGTTGCCGCTGTCCGCGTTCGAGGCGATGACTCCCCTGCCGGCGGCCGCCATCCAGTTGACGCGCTCACGCATCGCCGCGCGTCGTCTGCTCGACCTGGCTCCGGACGTCCACACGGCTGAATCCCCCACGCGGGCACCGTTGCCGACCGGCACCTCCCGATTGACGGCCGAGGTGTGCTCCGGTCACGCGCGGGCGTCCGCGCACCAGGTCAGTGTCGACCTCGTGCCGGGCGCTCGGCTCGCCGTCACCGGCGCCAGCGGCTCCGGCAAGACGACGCTGCTGATGACCCTTGCCGGTTTGCTGGCGCCGTTGCACGGCCGGGTGACGCTGAACGGAACCGACCTGGGCCAATTCGATGAAGATGAATTGCCCCGCGCGATCGGGTTCTTCGCCGAGGACGCCCATATCTTCGCCACCACGGTCCGAGACAACCTGCTGGTCGCGCGCGGAGACTGCACAGACGATGAGCTGATCGACGCACTGGCCGCGGTCGGGCTCGGCGAATGGCTCGCAAGCTTGCCCGAGGGCCTGTCGACCGTGCTCACCGGCGGTGCGCACGCGATCTCGGCGGGCCAGCGCAGGCGACTGCTGCTGGCCCGGGCAACGGTCTCGCCGGCCCGGATCGTGCTGCTCGACGAGCCCACCGAACACCTCGACGCGGGTGACGCCGAACGGATCCTGGTGGATCTGCTGGCCCCGGCCTCCGGCTTGATCGGCGCCGGCCGGACGGTGGTGGTGGCCACTCATCACATGCCCACGGCCGTTCGCTGTCCCGAACTGCGGATGGGGTAG
- a CDS encoding TM2 domain-containing protein encodes MLRTVTDPSWSDAPDSGAQPPPPPGYPSPYQPYPGAPGPGVAYDPAAPFGRHPVTGLPYSDKSKTVAGLLQLLSLVGIGGIGRFYIGDVGLGVAQLLVGLLTCGVGLIWSIIDAVLILTDKVNDPQGRPLRYGT; translated from the coding sequence ATGCTGAGAACCGTGACCGATCCGTCGTGGAGCGATGCCCCAGACTCAGGTGCACAACCGCCGCCTCCGCCGGGGTACCCATCGCCCTACCAGCCATACCCGGGAGCGCCGGGACCCGGTGTCGCCTACGACCCGGCCGCGCCCTTTGGCCGTCACCCGGTGACGGGCTTGCCGTATTCGGACAAATCGAAGACCGTTGCGGGTCTATTGCAGCTACTCAGCCTGGTCGGCATCGGCGGTATCGGCCGGTTCTACATCGGCGACGTCGGACTGGGTGTCGCGCAACTGCTCGTCGGCTTGCTCACCTGCGGGGTCGGTCTGATCTGGAGCATCATCGACGCCGTGCTGATACTGACCGACAAGGTCAATGACCCGCAGGGCCGCCCACTGCGCTATGGAACCTGA
- the cydD gene encoding thiol reductant ABC exporter subunit CydD: MSCGVVISGCAIGSAIVLAGIVARVITDPSARSLRSWLGPLSVLSALWIVRTLTHWIQARLGQRGASAVIADLNGQVLATVTARQPHELAAQRDAATIVVTRGLDGLRPYFTGYLPTLLLAAILTPATVAVIALYDLKSTVIVVITLPLIPIFMVLIGLATADRSSAALVAMTTLQGRLLDLIAGIPTLRALGRASGPEHRIAELAAAHRRSAMATLRIAFLSALVLELLATLGVALIAVGIGLRLVFGEMSLTTGLTVLLLAPDVYWPLRRIGVEFHAAQDGRTAADRAFALIGEPRVAAVRTRAVAARGAEIRLENLSVARRDGNSPRELSAVIPPGRVTVLTGRNGAGKSTTLQAIAGLTVPSSGRIIVDGVDLTELEQTGWWRQLSWLPQRPVLVPGTVRDNLRLLGEVDDIGLACAAAGFDAVLAELPDGLDTTLGRDGVGLSLGQRQRLGLARALGTPAPVLLLDEPTAHLDASTERRVLRAIVERARTGATVVVVGHRQPVVAIADQVVGVVSDREVHHAHV; encoded by the coding sequence GTGAGTTGCGGGGTGGTGATCTCCGGATGCGCGATCGGCTCGGCAATCGTGCTGGCCGGCATCGTCGCACGGGTCATCACCGATCCCTCCGCCCGTAGTCTGCGCAGCTGGCTGGGGCCACTCTCCGTGCTGTCGGCGCTGTGGATTGTCCGCACACTGACTCACTGGATACAGGCACGACTGGGTCAACGTGGTGCCAGCGCGGTGATCGCCGATCTCAACGGTCAGGTGCTGGCGACGGTAACCGCGCGGCAACCCCACGAACTCGCCGCACAGCGGGACGCGGCGACGATTGTGGTGACCCGGGGCCTCGACGGCTTGCGCCCCTATTTCACCGGCTACCTGCCCACCTTGCTGCTGGCCGCGATCCTGACACCGGCGACTGTGGCGGTGATCGCCCTCTATGACCTCAAATCGACGGTGATCGTGGTGATCACGCTGCCGCTGATACCGATCTTCATGGTGCTGATAGGGCTGGCAACCGCGGACCGATCCTCGGCCGCGCTGGTCGCGATGACCACCCTGCAAGGCCGGTTGCTGGACCTGATTGCCGGTATCCCCACCCTGCGGGCGCTGGGCCGTGCCTCTGGCCCGGAACATCGCATCGCCGAACTCGCTGCCGCCCACCGGCGCTCGGCGATGGCGACACTGCGGATCGCATTTCTGTCGGCATTAGTGCTGGAGTTGCTGGCCACATTGGGTGTCGCGCTGATCGCGGTCGGGATCGGTCTGCGCTTGGTGTTCGGCGAGATGAGTCTGACCACCGGGTTGACGGTGCTGCTGCTGGCCCCGGATGTGTACTGGCCGCTGCGCCGTATCGGGGTGGAATTCCATGCCGCTCAAGACGGCAGAACCGCGGCCGACAGGGCTTTCGCACTCATCGGCGAGCCCAGGGTGGCGGCGGTGCGCACCCGTGCGGTAGCCGCGCGCGGCGCGGAGATCCGCCTGGAAAACCTCAGTGTGGCCCGACGAGATGGCAATTCACCGCGCGAGTTGAGCGCGGTGATCCCGCCCGGTCGCGTGACCGTGTTGACGGGTCGAAATGGCGCCGGCAAGAGCACCACGCTGCAGGCAATCGCCGGACTCACGGTGCCGTCATCCGGCCGAATCATTGTCGACGGGGTCGATCTCACCGAGCTGGAGCAGACCGGGTGGTGGCGACAATTGTCCTGGCTGCCGCAACGCCCGGTACTCGTGCCTGGCACGGTGCGTGACAACCTCAGGTTGCTCGGCGAGGTGGATGACATTGGGTTAGCCTGCGCCGCAGCCGGATTCGATGCGGTGCTGGCCGAGCTACCCGACGGGCTGGACACGACGCTGGGGCGCGATGGCGTCGGACTGTCACTGGGACAGCGGCAACGGCTGGGTCTGGCCCGAGCGTTGGGGACGCCGGCTCCGGTGCTGCTGCTCGATGAACCCACCGCCCACCTGGACGCAAGCACCGAACGACGGGTGCTGCGGGCGATCGTCGAGCGGGCGCGGACAGGGGCGACCGTCGTGGTCGTCGGCCACCGGCAGCCGGTCGTGGCAATCGCAGACCAGGTCGTCGGGGTCGTCTCGGATCGTGAGGTGCACCATGCTCACGTCTGA
- a CDS encoding acyl-CoA thioesterase II: MPAGFESDGEPNSDFEDLLAVLDLNRVGDDLFLGSHPRKNPMRTFGGQLMAQSFVASSRTLIRDDLPPSALSVHFVNGGDTAKDIEFHVFRLRDERRFANRRVDAVQDGVLLSSAMITYMSGGRGLEHAVEPPPVAQPHTQPSIKELLRGYEERVPHFVNALQPIEWRYTNDPAWVMRDKGERLSHNRVWMKALGTVPDDPVLHTATMVYSSDTTVLDSVITTHGLSWGFDRIFAASANHSVWFHRQVDFNDWVLYSTSSPVAADSRGLGTGHFFDGTGQVVATVVQEGVLKYFPSAGR; this comes from the coding sequence GTGCCGGCCGGCTTCGAGTCTGACGGAGAGCCGAATTCGGATTTCGAAGACCTGCTGGCGGTACTGGACCTCAATCGCGTCGGTGACGACCTCTTCCTCGGATCTCATCCGCGCAAGAACCCGATGCGGACCTTCGGTGGGCAGCTCATGGCGCAATCGTTCGTCGCGAGCAGCCGCACCCTGATCCGGGACGACCTGCCCCCCAGCGCCCTTTCGGTGCATTTCGTCAACGGTGGCGACACCGCCAAGGACATCGAATTTCACGTGTTCCGGTTACGCGACGAACGGCGCTTCGCCAACCGGCGCGTCGACGCGGTCCAGGACGGCGTGCTGTTGTCCTCGGCGATGATCACGTATATGTCCGGCGGCCGCGGCCTCGAGCACGCGGTGGAACCGCCGCCGGTGGCGCAACCTCACACGCAGCCGTCGATCAAAGAGCTGCTGCGTGGCTACGAGGAGAGGGTCCCGCACTTCGTCAACGCGCTGCAACCGATCGAATGGCGCTACACCAACGACCCGGCCTGGGTGATGCGGGACAAGGGGGAGCGGCTTTCCCATAACCGGGTCTGGATGAAGGCGCTGGGCACAGTGCCCGACGACCCGGTGCTGCACACCGCGACGATGGTGTATTCCTCGGACACCACGGTGTTGGACTCGGTCATCACCACGCACGGGCTGTCGTGGGGCTTCGATCGCATCTTTGCGGCGTCGGCCAATCATTCCGTGTGGTTTCACCGGCAGGTCGACTTCAACGACTGGGTGTTGTATTCGACATCGTCGCCGGTGGCCGCGGATTCGCGCGGGCTGGGCACCGGCCATTTCTTCGACGGCACCGGTCAAGTTGTCGCGACCGTGGTGCAAGAAGGCGTGCTGAAATACTTCCCGTCCGCGGGCCGATAA
- a CDS encoding bifunctional lysylphosphatidylglycerol flippase/synthetase MprF, whose product MKGPSADLLLKLRARERVVVHVDSLAARCTGAVALLCAACWLVAILAHHRYQPQGHYTDRLGWSLTVLAAVALIARGIFLGRPVTTMHAAAAALAVVAGLGWHVLGFNLFGNLLIAGSGLVLMWPTSSHPQSEDLPLVWALINTTSDDPLAPFAMQTGKSYHFTAERTAALAYRTRMGFAVVGGDPIGDEAQFPALVADFAAMCHAHGWRIAVVGCSERRLELWSDRATLRQSLRAVPIGRDVVVDVSCFDMVGRKFRNLRQAVQRTHNAGITTEIVAERGLDDRVLAELADVVRASSSGAHTDRGFYMNLDGVLEGRFPGIQLIIARDADGQVQGFHRYATAGHGSDITLDVPWRRRGAPNGIDERLSVDMIMAGKKSGAKRVSLSFAAFPEIFDDADPSRPQRVFYRLIRLLDPLIALESLYRYVHKFHALAARRYALISLTQLAPLVFVLLTLEFTPRRRHL is encoded by the coding sequence ATGAAAGGCCCGTCGGCGGACCTCCTTCTAAAACTGCGCGCGCGCGAACGTGTTGTGGTTCACGTCGATTCGCTGGCAGCGCGCTGTACCGGTGCGGTAGCCCTGCTGTGCGCCGCGTGCTGGCTGGTCGCGATACTCGCCCATCATCGCTATCAGCCGCAAGGCCATTACACCGATCGGCTGGGCTGGTCCTTAACCGTGCTGGCCGCTGTGGCATTGATCGCCCGGGGCATTTTCCTGGGCCGTCCGGTCACGACGATGCATGCGGCAGCGGCCGCCTTGGCTGTAGTAGCGGGACTGGGCTGGCATGTGTTGGGGTTCAACCTATTTGGTAACCTGTTGATCGCGGGGTCGGGCCTGGTGTTGATGTGGCCGACGTCGTCGCATCCGCAATCCGAAGATCTGCCGTTGGTCTGGGCGTTGATCAACACCACCAGCGACGACCCGCTGGCCCCGTTTGCGATGCAAACGGGCAAGAGCTACCACTTCACCGCCGAGCGCACCGCGGCACTGGCCTACCGGACGCGGATGGGGTTCGCCGTGGTGGGCGGGGACCCGATCGGTGATGAAGCACAGTTCCCGGCATTGGTCGCCGATTTCGCCGCGATGTGTCATGCCCACGGCTGGCGCATCGCGGTGGTGGGCTGCAGCGAGCGCCGGCTCGAATTGTGGAGCGACCGAGCGACGCTCAGGCAATCGCTGCGGGCGGTGCCGATCGGCCGCGATGTCGTCGTCGACGTGTCCTGCTTCGACATGGTGGGGCGTAAATTCCGCAACCTACGCCAGGCGGTGCAGCGCACTCACAACGCCGGTATCACAACGGAGATCGTCGCGGAGCGGGGACTCGACGACAGGGTGCTGGCAGAATTGGCCGACGTGGTCCGCGCCTCGTCCAGCGGCGCCCACACCGATAGGGGGTTCTATATGAACCTCGATGGCGTGCTGGAGGGCCGATTCCCGGGCATCCAGTTGATTATCGCCAGGGACGCCGACGGGCAGGTCCAGGGATTTCATCGATACGCGACGGCCGGGCATGGCAGCGATATCACCCTCGACGTGCCGTGGCGTCGCCGCGGTGCGCCCAACGGGATCGACGAACGGCTCAGCGTTGACATGATCATGGCTGGTAAAAAGTCTGGGGCGAAACGGGTTTCGCTTTCCTTCGCGGCGTTCCCGGAGATCTTCGACGACGCGGATCCCAGCCGGCCGCAACGGGTGTTCTACCGGTTGATCCGTCTGCTGGATCCGTTGATCGCACTGGAGTCGTTGTACCGCTACGTGCACAAGTTTCACGCGCTGGCTGCCCGGCGCTACGCACTGATATCGCTGACGCAACTGGCCCCGCTCGTATTCGTTTTGCTGACATTGGAATTCACGCCGCGTCGACGCCACCTCTGA